From the genome of Colletotrichum higginsianum IMI 349063 chromosome 4, whole genome shotgun sequence, one region includes:
- a CDS encoding Short-chain dehydrogenase: MAPSTDNLGFECAVITGGAGGIGKAMAQHFISKGKKVLLAGRTESKLQETAREIGAAGYYVLDTGEVESIPGFVERITTDHPELDCLVNNAGVQRPLEVLKDDGDDFLSKADQEIDINIRGPMHLALGLLPHLRAKESALIVNVSSVLGFVPFSIINPVYNGTKAWLHFWSMNLRTQLRNGGCSHVRVVEIAPPTVATDLHRERSDPDDNKKESNPDALSVEEFMEEVGKKLEDGEETIGPGMAGEVVDRWYGAFGEQYAKAAGGK, encoded by the coding sequence ATGGCACCCTCAACAGATAACCTGGGCTTCGAGTGCGCCgtcatcaccggcggcgccggaggcATCGGCAAAGCGATGGCCCAGCACTTCAtctccaagggcaagaaggtTTTGCTCGCCGGACGGACCGAGTCGAAGCTCCAAGAGACGGCCAGGGAGATCGGGGCCGCCGGGTACTACGTCCTCGACACGGGCGAGGTCGAATCGATCccgggcttcgtcgagcGCATCACGACGGACCACCCGGAACTGGACTGCCTCGTCAACAACGCGGGCGTGCAGCGGCCGCTCGAGGTCCtcaaggacgacggcgacgacttcCTGTCCAAGGCGGACCAAGAGATCGACATCAACATCCGCGGCCCGATGCACCTGGCCCTGGGCCTGCTGCCGCACCTGCGGGCCAAGGAGTCGGCCCTCATCGTCAACGTGTCGAGCGTGCTCGGCTTCGTCCCCTTCTCCATCATCAACCCGGTCTACAACGGCACCAAGGCCTGGCTGCACTTCTGGAGCATGAACCTCCGCACGCAGCTGAGGAACGGCGGCTGCTCGCACGTGcgggtcgtcgagatcgcgccgccgacggtcgCCACGGACCTGCACCGGGAGCGGTCCGACCCCGACGACAACAAGAAGGAGAGCAACCCGGACGCGCTGAGCGTCGAGGAGTTCATGGAGGAGGTGGGGAAGAAGCTCGAAGACGGAGAGGAGACCATCGGGCCTGGCATGGCAGGCGAAGTCGTCGACCGCTGGTACGGTGCTTTCGGAGAGCAGTATGccaaggcggccggcggcaagtAG
- a CDS encoding Citrate synthase — protein sequence MRGKNTRKRAIPAAHKGRGSAVALRTRGQERSVEGTGLPEESGEDRARCLTLHHDALPPYGHHHLGPTPLTANAFPFVTFPEEIDNDARNMLCIYFTRLKNTMYPIARYSRSDSSNTYWFDWTQLDLAYLHSILFTTSFFYDNVQGHTSERTRYHSYRTIHELNKQLAHAETAVTESTTTVVMAIALMAGCFGDTDSAHMHMMGLKRIVELHGGIQSAGLIYSSCTGAEPVFLEGTPSYESAFDHLPELNQLKPLDVTCFSRSRALVRTFDRRLYNVFKDVQGLSRLVNDSYSSGHKIPEMALEGLLTSVQARLLSLKFDNNGENMAELLRLSLIAYLTTVFWSLPGLKFDYPHLAAQFRQVCLGFSPTAAGEGECFAWALTVGAISLFNGRGRDWLLQILQPLIRDHLGTTWDEVRKSLGHIMWIGSIHDGLASDLFRSYLGDTGTEDAVAVE from the exons ATGAGGGGGAAGAATACCCGTAAGCGAGCCATTCCCGCCGCGCACAAGGGCCGTGGCTCGGCCGTTGCTCTCAGGACACGAGGCCAAGAACGCAGTGTAGAGGGCACGGGTTTGCCTGAAGAGTCCGGCGAAGATCGCGCACGATGTCTGACGCTCCACCATGATGCTCTCCCGCCCTACGGCCATCACCACCTCGGCCCGACCCCTCTTACAGCGAATGCCTTCCCTTTTGTTACCTTCCCCGAGGAAATTGACAACGATGCCCGCAATATGCTGTGTATAT ACTTTACCCGTCTGAAGAATACCATGTACCCGATTGCAAGGTATTCTCGCTCCGACTCCTCCAACACGTACTGGTTCGACTGGACCCAGCTCGACCTAGCATATCTCCATTCCATCCTTTTCACAACGTCCTTCTTCTACGACAACGTTCAAGGACACACAAGCGAGAGGACGAGATACCACTCGTATAGGACCATTCACGAGCTCAACAAGCAATTGGCTCACGCGGAAACTGCCGTGACTGAGTCGACAACCACTGTGGTCATGGCTATAGCTTTGATGGCAGGATGCTTTGGGGATACGGATTCTGCCCATATGCACATGATGGGCCTTAAACGGATTGTAGAGCTGCACGGCGGCATACAGTC GGCTGGTTTAATCTACAGCTCCtgcaccggcgccgagccTGTATTCTTGGAAGGAACTCCCTCGTACGAATCGGCTTTTGATCATTTGCCTGAGCTCAATCAGCTCAAGCCTCTAGACGTGACTTGCTTTTCCCGCTCACGTGCACTTGTACGCACATTCGACAGGAGACTCTACAACGTATTCAAAGACGTCCAAGGCCTCTCGCGCCTCGTGAACGACAGCTACAGCTCCGGCCACAAGATACCCGAGATGGCCCTCGAAGGGTTGTTGACGTCCGTCCAGGCCCGGCTACTCTCGCTGAAGTTTGACAACAATGGCGAGAACATggccgagctcctccgccTGTCCCTTATTGCGTACTTGACGACCGTGTTCTGGAGTCTCCCGGGTCTGAAGTTCGACTACCCGCACCTGGCCGCCCAGTTCCGGCAGGTCTGTCTCGGCTTTTCGCCTACCGCcgccggagaaggagagtGTTTCGCCTGGGCTCTGACGGTGGGAGCGATATCGTTGTTCAACGGCCGTGGCCGGGACTGGCTCCTACAGATACTGCAGCCCCTCATCCGAGATCACCTGGGGACGACGTGGGATGAGGTCAGGAAGAGTCTGGGCCATATCATGTGGATTGGAAGTATCCACGACGGCTTAGCGTCGGATCTGTTTCGCAGCTATCTTGGAGACACTGGGACAGAGGATGCAGTTGCTGTTGAGTGA
- a CDS encoding Alpha-galactosidase: MASSSSSVAFALLTALAGRASARTHKTPTPQMGWNSYNYYNCYPNETIIKQNAHALVDTGLAEAGYTTVTTDCGWPAKDRAADGQLVWNPELFPSGGGKELGDYIHNLGLKYGVYSGGGYFQCGSTDQPASLNHELTDAKSFAAWGADSLKYDNCYAVKPDVMVDFVHPDAVSPDRFETMADALNTTDRDILYQVCQWGTGTDLGIWAPKLGGNSWRISNDIYNGWRSIWRIANQVVPFYKHTGPGAFPDMDMLLIGLNALSIEEEKFHMGMWAINKSPLTLGAPAIPGLVPDSAHAILTNREVIALNQDPLARQTELVRRYTEEEWDVWAGELSGSRLVVGLANWRNDSQSVRVDLAAVLGVASAAAARDVWAAADLGPVSGTYETTLAGHELKLLVLSDIVAEPKPVHASAGYYTAATDAALSGSAVKVACADGQCLPSKAKVGNIGSGAAVRFEGVAATSEGAKLLGVDFINYDVALDSAWGFGSNTRNLTVSVNGGAAKRWAFPISGGNWFETGRLLVEVDGFRGNASNTVEFKSVGSDWAPDLVGFEVFERS, encoded by the exons atggcctcctcctcctcctccgtcgcctTCGCTCTCCTGacggccctcgccggccgggcctcggccaggacgcacaagacgccgacgccccAGATGGGGTGGAACAGCTACAACTACTACAACTGCTACCCGAACGAGACCATCATCAAGCAGAACGCGCACGCGCTGGTCGACACGgggctcgccgaggccgggtACACCACCGTCACGACGGACTGCGGGTGGCCGGCCAAggaccgcgccgccgacggccagctCGTGTGGAACCCGGAGCTGTTCCCGTCCGGGGGCGgcaaggagctcggcgactACATCCACAACCTCGGCCTCAAGTACGGCGTCTactccggcggcggctactTCCAGTGCGGCTCGACGGACCAGCCCGCCTCCCTGA ACCATGAGCTCACTGACGCCAAGTCCTTCGCCGCCTGGGGCGCAGACTCGCTCAA ATACGACAACTGCTATGCCGTGAAGCCCGATGTCATGGTGGACTTTGTCCATCCAGATGCCGTCTCCCCGGACCGCTTCGAGACAATGGCCGATGCGCTCAACACGACGGACCGCGACATCCTCTACCAAGTCTGCCAGTGGGGCACAGGAACTGACCTGGGTATCTG GGCACCAAAGCTTGGAGGCAACAGCTGGAGAATCAGCAACGACATCTACAACGGCTGGCGCAGCATCTGGCGCATCGCCAACCAGGTCGTGCCCTTCTACAAGCACACCGGCCCGGGCGCGTTCCCCGACATGGACATGTTGCT CATCGGCCTCAACGCCCTGTCGATCGAGGAGGAAAAGTTCCACATGGGCATGTGGGCCATCAACAAGTCCCCGCTGACCCTCGGCGCCCCGGCCATCCCCGGCCTCGTCCCGGACTCGGCCCACGCCATCCTCACCAACCGCGAGGTCATCGCCCTCAACCAGGACCCCCTCGCCCGGCAGACGGAGCTCGTCCGCCGCTACACCGAGGAGGAGTGGGACGTCTGGGCCGGCGAGCTCTCCGGGTcccgcctcgtcgtcggcctcgccaacTGGCGCAACGACTCGCAGAGCGTccgcgtcgacctcgccgccgtcctgggcgtcgcctccgccgccgccgcccgcgacgtgtgggccgccgccgacctcggcccCGTCTCGGGCACGTACGAGAccaccctcgccggccacgagCTGAAGCTGCTCGTGCTCTCGgacatcgtcgccgagccgAAGCCCGTCCACGCGTCGGCCGGGTACTACAcggccgccaccgacgccgcGCTGTCCGGCTCGGCAGTCAAGGTCGCCTGCGCCGACGGCCAGTGCCTCCCGAGCAAGGCAAAAGTGGGCAACATCGGATCCGGGGCCGCGGTCAGGttcgagggcgtcgccgccacgTCGGAGGGCGCGAAGCTGCTGGGCGTCGACTTCATCAACTACGACGTCGCGCTGGACTCGGCGTGGGGGTTCGGCTCCAACACGCGCAACCTGACCGTCtccgtcaacggcggcgccgccaagcGCTGGGCGTTCCCCATCTCGGGCGGCAACTGGTTCGAGACGGGGCgcctgctcgtcgaggtcgacggctTCAGGGGCAACGCGTCCAACACGGTGGAGTTCAAGTCGGTCGGGAGCGACTGGGCGCCGGACCTGGTTGGCTTCGAGGTCTTTGAGCGAAGCTAG
- a CDS encoding Phosphorylcholine phosphatase codes for MKTSMNPVVASLGLAIARAVTDAAPSTYASNHTAGPELKHWPAEAAKALNTMIATNANQSNYAVFDMDNTSYRFDLEESLLPYLESKNVLTRDTMDPTLKLIPFKDTANHTESLYSYYLRLCEVDDMLCYPWAAQIFSGFPLSELKGYVDELMALNHTVSTTYYEDDVVTPYEVTPPKIFTGQVELYNKLMANGIEVYVITAASEELVRMVASDPKYGYNVKPENVIGVTLVLKNLTSGELTTTRKQVEEGHYDQEANLGLVMTPYLWTPATWMQGKWAAILTYIDEWKKPVLAGGDTPDSDGPMIFHGVDVAKGGVHLWINRKESSMEQMNEMIEDNAAAQEKLGLPVTADKNWVIVTPQEIQ; via the coding sequence ATGAAGACCTCCATGAACCCCGTTGTCGCCTCGCTCGGGCTGGCcatcgcccgcgccgtcACGGACGCCGCCCCGTCGACGTACGCCTCCAACCACACCGCCGGCCCCGAGCTGAAGCACtggccggccgaggcggccaaggcgctCAACACCATGATCGCGACCAACGCCAACCAGAGCAACTacgccgtcttcgacatGGACAACACCAGCTACcgcttcgacctcgaggagtCGCTGCTGCCGTACCTCGAGAGCAAGAACGTCCTCACCCGCGACACCATGGACCCGACCCTCAAGCTCATCCCCTTCAAGGACACGGCCAACCACACCGAGTCGCTGTACAGCTACTACCTGCGCCTGtgcgaggtcgacgacatGCTCTGCTACCCGTGGGCCGCCCAGATCTTCAGCGGCTTCCCGCTGAGCGAGCTCAAGGGctacgtcgacgagctcatgGCCCTCAACCACACCGTCAGCACCACCTACtacgaggacgacgtcgtcaccCCCTACGAGGTCACCCCTCCCAAGATCTTCACCGGCCAGGTCGAGCTCTACAACAAGCTCATGGCCAACGGCATCGAGGTCTAcgtcatcaccgccgcctccgaggagctcgtccgCATGGTCGCCTCCGACCCCAAGTACGGCTACAACGTCAAGCCCGAGAACGTCATCGGCGTCACCCTCGTCCTCAAGAACCTGACCTCGGGCGAGCTCACCACGACGCGCaagcaggtcgaggagggccaCTACGACCAGGAGGccaacctcggcctcgtcatgACGCCCTACCTGTGGACGCCCGCCACCTGGATGCAGGGCAAGTGGGCCGCCATCCTGACCTACATCGACGAGTGGAAGAAGCCCgtcctggccggcggcgacaccCCGGACAGCGACGGCCCCATGATCTtccacggcgtcgacgtcgccaaggGCGGCGTCCACCTCTGGATCAACCGCAAGGAGAGCTCCATGGAGCAGATGAACGAGATGATCGAggacaacgccgccgcccaggagAAGCTGGGCCTGCCCGTCACGGCCGACAAGAACTGGGTCATCGTCACGCCTCAGGAGATTCAGTGA
- a CDS encoding Cytochrome P450 3A17 → METTLSDHITGFDRNVVMVVAAGMVGLVACLNFLVRGFRSPLKHVPGPWHTRFSRLRLKAARLTGRRLHYVHSLHEKYGSIVRVAPNEISCVDLQSVARVYKIGGGFDKAQWVGDYTKRLPALSLSMIVDSDEAKERRRLIQGSFTLSSLRENWEAEIRQKIELAVAKIRSEALAGSSNTHKWWTFMAADIISKMSFGESLGLMDLGKSTMYMRAIENALPADVFQCELPFLDHLSKLVPKSLLQTFTRRLEQVRAGGRDGVETLRRQRDKTRSLFKEMVAECDKDGRPWLTDDAVTMEGAGMMVAGTDTTAAVLTYLIWSVLQQEGLQKRLEEEVAQLGDDFDDRRLETCSLLRAVVEETLRMYPAVPSSLPRIVPDEGVTLGSYFIPGKTVVYSPAYTLQRNPDIFAKPHKFDADRYLYPGKVSLEQRQAFIPLGAGARVCIGQHLAMMELRLATAVFFKRCRGARLSDSMPQDSMDMADYVLLSPKRKRCDVVLN, encoded by the exons ATGGAAACCACGCTATCTGATCACATCACTGGCTTCGACCGCAATGTCGTCATGGTCGTTGCTGCTGGGATGGTCGGGCTCGTTGCCTGTTTGAAT TTTTTGGTCAGAGGCTTCAGGTCGCCCTTGAAGCATGTGCCTGGCCCTTGGCACACCCGGTTCTCCCGCCTGAGACTCAAGGCCGCCCGTCTGACTGGGAGACGCCTACACTACGTCCACAGTCTCCATGAGAAGTACGGCAGTATCGTCAGGGTAGCTCCCAATGAAATATCCTGCGTCGATCTCCAGTCTGTTGCCCGAGTCTACAAGATTGGTGGCGGATTCGATAAGGCGCAGTGGGTGGGCGACTATACGAAGCGGCTTCCGGCACTGTCACTCTCCATGATCGTGGACAGCGACGAGGCTAAAGAGCGACGAAGACTCATTCAGGGCTCGTTTaccctctcttccctccgCGAAAACTGGGAGGCAGAGATACGGCAGAAGATTGAGCTTGCCGTTGCGAAAATCAGGAGTGAGGCGCTGGCGGGCTCGTCCAACACTCACAAGTGGTGGACTTTTATGGCAGCCGATATCATAAGCAAGATGTCCTTTGGCGAATCACTAGGACTGATGGATCTGGGAAAG AGCACCATGTACATGCGGGCCATCGAAAACGCCCTGCCCGCAGACGTCTTCCAGTGCGAACTCCCGTTCCTCGACCACTTGTCGAAACTCGTTCCGAAATCGCTCCTCCAGACATTcacccgccgcctcgagcagGTGAGAGCCGGCGGGAGGGACGGCGTAGAGACGCTGAGGCGGCAGCGGGACAAGACCCGCAGCCTCTTCAAGGAAATGGTCGCCGAGTGCGACAAGGACGGGCGGCCGTGGCTGACGGACGACGCCGTGACGATGGAGGGCGCGGGCATGATGGTCGCGGGAACCgacacgacggcggccgttCTGACGTACCTGATCTGGTCCGTACTGCAGCAAGAGGGGCTGCAAAAGCGTCTCGAGGAAGAGGTCGCTCAGCTTGGcgacgactttgacgacAGGAGGCTCGAGACGTGTAGCCTTCTcagggccgtcgtcgaagagACCCTGAGGATGTACCCGGCGGTCCCCTCCTCTCTGCCTCGAATCGTCCCGGACGAGGGCGTAACGCTGGGTTCTTACTTCATCCCGGGCAAGACAGTCGTGTACAGTCCGGCTTACACGCTTCAACGCAACCCGGACATCTTTGCAAAACCGCACAA GTTTGACGCAGACCGCTACCTTTACCCGGGCAAGGTTTCGCTGGAGCAAAGACAGGCGTTCATCCCTCTCGGGGCCGGGGCGAGGGTCTGCATTGGACAGCACCTGGCCATGATGGAGCTGCGTCTTGCCACGGCCGTGTTTTTCAAGCGCTGCCGCGGTGCGAGGCTGAGTGACAGCATGCCGCAGGACAGCATGGACATGGCGGACTACGTGCTCCTCTCGCCCAAGAGGAAGAGGTGTGATGTAGTTCTAAACTAA
- a CDS encoding TAM domain methyltransferase, with the protein MAETNSNNIDPNEVDREIEIAAEEVTRQCPLFPSLLLRVADLFQQDYGDNVSNIGSTVASSTTSVWSSILDHRIENGRTYHRYKEGNLQHHLFRLTFEGRLGNAPPIEPDAKVGRVLDLGCGTGIWAIDYGDEHPETEVWNEFFCAENLPQFSHVYQVLGIDLSPTQPEFTASNVMFEIDDVEEPWTYTEPFDYIHSRMMNSNIGDWDAYVKQCFDNLSPGGYLELNECDIAPCSDDGTLRADSAISKSVQLLQEASEIFGRPFKPMKELKSVLINAGFVDVVMQQYKWPTNDWPLDPRFKVIGSWSNDNISSGWEAVCMANLTRAHGWTREEVIVFMAQCRKEFSDRRIHAYLSIWSVYGRKPLASNET; encoded by the exons ATGGCCGAGACCAATTCCAACAACATCGATCCCAACGAGGTTGACCGAGAGATCGAGATCGCTGCAGAAGAGGTGACGAGACAATGCCCATTATTTCCGTCCCTGCTGTTACGAGTTGCTGACCTCTTTCAACAGGATTATGGCGATAATGTCTCGAACATCGGCAGT ACTGTAGCATCGTCAACCACCAGCGTGTGGAGCTCCATTTTGGACCACCGTATTGAGAACGGGAGGACATACCACCGATACAAAGAAGGAA ATCTGCAGCACCATCTATTTAGGCTTACGTTCGAGGGCCGTTTGGGTAATGCGCCGCCCATCGAGCCGGATGCCAAGGTGGGACGCGTCCTGGATCTGGGATGTGGTACGGGGATCTGGGCGATCGACTATGGCGATGAACACCCCGAGACTGAGGTATGGAATGAATTCTTTTGCGCTGAAAACCTCCCGCAGTTTTCTCACGTGTACCAGGTCCTTGGGATCGATCTTTCTCCAACTCAGCCGGAATT CACCGCTTCAAACGTCATGTTTGAGAttgacgacgtcgaagaaCCGTGGACTTACACGGAGCCCTTTGACTACATTCACAGCCGAATGATGAACTCCAACATTGGCGATTGGGACGCCTATGTTAAACAATGTTTCGA TAATCTGTCTCCGGGAGGTTATCTAGAGCTCAATGAATGCGACATTGCCCCATGCTCGGACGACGGGACTTTGCGGGCGGATTCGGCAATTTCGAAATCTGTTCAGTTGCTGCAAGAGGCCTCCGAGATTTTCGGACGTCCGTTCAAGCCGATGAAGGAGCTCAAATCCGTCTTGATCAATGCTGGGTTCGTCGACGTTGTCATGCAACAATACAAGTGGCCGACAAACGACTGGCCGTTGGACCCGAGGTTCAAAGTGATCGGAAGCTGGTCAAACGACAACATTTCGTCTGGATGGGAAGCAGTCTGCATGGCAAACTTGACCAGGGCTCATGGATGGACCAGAGAAGAGGTCATCGTCTTCATGGCCCAATGTCGCAAGGAATTCTCCGACAGGCGCATCCACGCTTATTTATCCAT CTGGTCGGTGTATGGCAGGAAGCCCCTTGCCTCGAATGAGACATAA